Proteins encoded together in one Catellatospora citrea window:
- a CDS encoding NAD(P)/FAD-dependent oxidoreductase yields MQHRIIVLGAGYTGAIAAGRLAKRLHRDDVAITLVNAEPDFVERVRMHQLAVGQDLKPRPFTEMFAGTGVQLRLAKVTAVDVDRKTVAVTDANGADELAYDTLVYALGSGWNAQGVPGTAEHAYEIAGRPGALRLRERLARLDAGQTVLVVGGGLTGLEAATEIAEARPDLDVALAARGGLGDWLSPKGRDHLGKVFGKLGITAYEHAAVSAVAADHVATADGRAIPAAVTVWTTGFAVHPIAQATALEVTGTGQIVVDGTMRSVSHPDLYAVGDAAMAMGAGDKPLRMSCASGTPMAWQAADAIAARLTGGKLPTAHLRYFNQCISLGRKEGLIQYVTADDRAVSAVLTGRLAAAYKEMICKGAAWGVANPMLGVPTLRHRVAPDRAAAGPVVRATA; encoded by the coding sequence ATGCAGCACCGCATCATCGTCCTCGGCGCCGGATACACCGGCGCGATCGCCGCCGGCCGCCTCGCCAAGCGGCTGCACCGCGACGACGTCGCCATCACCCTGGTCAACGCCGAGCCCGACTTCGTCGAACGCGTCCGCATGCACCAGCTCGCGGTCGGCCAGGACCTCAAGCCCCGGCCGTTCACCGAGATGTTCGCGGGCACCGGCGTCCAACTGCGGCTCGCGAAGGTCACCGCAGTCGACGTCGACCGCAAGACCGTGGCCGTCACCGACGCGAACGGCGCCGACGAACTCGCCTACGACACCCTCGTCTACGCCCTCGGCAGCGGCTGGAACGCCCAGGGCGTGCCCGGAACCGCCGAACACGCCTACGAGATCGCCGGCCGCCCCGGGGCACTCCGGCTGCGCGAGCGCCTGGCCCGCCTCGACGCCGGACAGACCGTGCTCGTCGTCGGCGGCGGCCTCACCGGCCTGGAGGCCGCGACCGAGATCGCCGAGGCCCGCCCCGACCTCGACGTCGCGCTCGCCGCTCGCGGCGGCCTCGGCGACTGGCTCTCCCCCAAGGGCCGCGACCACCTCGGCAAGGTCTTCGGCAAGCTCGGGATCACCGCGTACGAGCACGCCGCCGTCAGCGCCGTCGCCGCCGACCACGTCGCCACCGCCGACGGCAGGGCCATCCCGGCCGCGGTCACCGTGTGGACCACCGGTTTCGCGGTCCACCCGATCGCGCAGGCGACCGCCCTGGAGGTCACCGGCACCGGTCAGATCGTGGTCGACGGGACCATGCGCTCGGTCTCGCACCCGGACCTGTACGCGGTCGGCGACGCGGCCATGGCGATGGGCGCCGGGGACAAGCCGCTGCGGATGTCGTGCGCCTCGGGGACCCCGATGGCATGGCAGGCCGCCGACGCCATCGCGGCGCGCCTGACCGGCGGCAAGCTCCCCACCGCGCACCTGCGCTACTTCAACCAGTGCATCTCGCTCGGCCGTAAGGAAGGCCTGATCCAGTACGTCACCGCCGACGACCGTGCCGTGTCGGCCGTGCTCACCGGGCGGCTCGCCGCCGCGTACAAGGAAATGATCTGCAAGGGCGCGGCCTGGGGCGTGGCGAACCCGATGCTCGGCGTGCCGACCCTGCGCCACCGCGTCGCACCGGACCGTGCGGCGGCGGGCCCGGTCGTCAGGGCGACGGCGTAG
- a CDS encoding helix-turn-helix domain-containing protein, protein MPDELELLPALEEHAYRILVKLDRARPDELAALASLSFAEATRVLYALQARGLAATQPGEDTVFRPLPPAVALGNQLLRRHEALERARQLVAELNDEYRAGVRRSEADHLVEVIIGGGALRDRLQQLQDSAREEMLWFCRSNPVALPSGENTAELDALRRGVRYQVIYDREFLGSPGVLDNALAGVRLGQQARILPSLPIRVAIADRTTAICPLVRETGGGETTAAVIGPSELLNALTALFDAYWAMATPVHAPGEADTVTADAPDDAELYVLSLMIGGLPDKAIASQLGVSRRTVQRRLDRLMALARVDTRPGLAYHAARHGWL, encoded by the coding sequence ATGCCTGACGAGCTGGAGTTGCTCCCCGCGCTGGAAGAACACGCCTACCGCATCCTGGTGAAACTGGACCGGGCCCGGCCCGACGAGCTCGCCGCGCTCGCCAGCCTGTCGTTCGCCGAGGCGACCCGGGTGCTGTACGCGCTGCAGGCCCGCGGCCTGGCGGCGACGCAGCCCGGCGAGGACACCGTGTTCCGGCCCCTGCCGCCCGCCGTCGCCCTGGGCAACCAGCTGCTGCGCCGCCACGAGGCATTGGAACGGGCCCGGCAGCTGGTCGCCGAGCTGAACGACGAATACCGGGCCGGGGTGCGCCGGTCGGAGGCCGACCACCTGGTGGAGGTGATCATCGGCGGCGGCGCGCTGCGCGACCGGTTGCAGCAGCTGCAGGACAGCGCCCGCGAGGAGATGCTCTGGTTCTGCCGGTCCAACCCGGTGGCGCTGCCCAGCGGCGAGAACACGGCCGAGCTGGACGCGCTGCGCCGAGGGGTGCGCTACCAGGTGATCTACGACCGCGAGTTCCTGGGCTCCCCCGGCGTCCTGGACAACGCACTGGCCGGCGTGCGGCTCGGGCAGCAGGCGCGGATCCTGCCCAGCCTGCCGATCCGGGTCGCCATCGCCGACCGCACCACCGCCATCTGCCCGCTGGTCCGCGAGACGGGCGGCGGCGAGACCACCGCCGCCGTGATCGGCCCGAGCGAACTGCTCAACGCCCTCACCGCGCTGTTCGACGCCTACTGGGCCATGGCCACCCCGGTCCACGCGCCCGGCGAGGCCGACACCGTGACCGCCGACGCCCCCGACGACGCCGAGCTGTACGTGCTGTCCCTCATGATCGGTGGCCTGCCCGACAAGGCCATCGCCTCCCAGCTCGGCGTCAGCCGCCGCACCGTCCAACGCCGACTCGACCGGCTGATGGCGCTGGCCCGCGTCGACACCCGCCCCGGCCTGGCCTATCACGCCGCCCGCCACGGCTGGCTCTGA
- a CDS encoding CopG family transcriptional regulator — translation MNKEQVDRTSISLPVDLAEYARAKGNGNTSAYLASLIEKDRRLDRIKAMLVEHGYTGEQAITDDGVAAMRDRLHRVRRERANRRQQAA, via the coding sequence ATGAACAAAGAGCAGGTGGACCGCACCTCGATCAGCCTGCCGGTGGACCTGGCCGAATACGCCCGCGCCAAGGGCAACGGCAACACCTCGGCATACCTGGCGAGCCTGATCGAGAAGGATCGCCGCCTCGACCGGATCAAGGCGATGCTGGTCGAGCACGGATACACCGGCGAGCAGGCGATCACCGACGACGGCGTGGCGGCCATGCGCGACCGGCTGCACCGGGTGCGCCGGGAGCGGGCCAACCGCCGCCAGCAGGCCGCGTGA
- a CDS encoding NAD(P)-dependent alcohol dehydrogenase, with the protein MRAIVHTAYGSPDVLRLAEVDPPVPGDRDVLVKVVATTVTAAECAMRRGEPRWGRVILGFTRPRRRMRRLGMELAGEVAAVGAEVTRFRPGDRVFGFTGFGLGAYADYKCMPEQRSLAVMPANVTFEQAAAAVDGATTALFFLRDLARVRPGQRVLVVGASGSVGTYAVQLAKHLGAHVTGVCGTRNTALIAELGADRVIDYTKDDFTADGERYDVVFDTVGRSSFGASRAFLTARGCYAPTTGLRNVPLTWLTRLSGGRRVVGGMSVDKTELLVYVRDLIEQDRLRIVIDRTYPLEQIAEAHRYVDTGHKTGNVVITVGGGDIS; encoded by the coding sequence ATGCGAGCGATCGTGCACACTGCCTACGGTTCCCCCGACGTCCTGCGCCTGGCCGAGGTGGACCCGCCCGTGCCCGGCGATCGCGACGTCCTGGTCAAGGTGGTCGCGACGACCGTCACCGCGGCCGAGTGCGCGATGCGGCGCGGCGAACCCCGCTGGGGCCGGGTGATCCTCGGGTTCACCCGGCCGCGCCGCCGGATGCGCAGGCTCGGCATGGAACTGGCCGGCGAGGTCGCCGCGGTGGGTGCGGAGGTGACCCGTTTCCGGCCCGGCGACCGCGTGTTCGGCTTCACCGGCTTCGGGCTGGGCGCGTACGCCGACTACAAGTGCATGCCGGAGCAGCGCTCGCTCGCGGTCATGCCCGCGAACGTGACCTTCGAGCAGGCCGCCGCCGCGGTCGACGGGGCGACCACCGCGCTGTTCTTCCTGCGTGACCTGGCCCGGGTGCGGCCGGGCCAGCGGGTGCTGGTCGTCGGCGCGTCCGGCAGCGTCGGCACGTACGCCGTCCAGCTGGCCAAGCACCTCGGCGCGCACGTCACCGGGGTGTGCGGCACCCGCAACACCGCACTGATCGCCGAGCTCGGCGCGGATCGCGTCATCGACTACACGAAGGATGACTTCACGGCCGACGGCGAGCGTTACGATGTCGTCTTCGACACGGTCGGGCGGAGCTCGTTCGGCGCCAGCCGGGCGTTCCTCACCGCTCGGGGCTGCTACGCCCCGACGACGGGTCTGCGCAACGTCCCGCTGACCTGGCTGACCAGGCTGTCCGGTGGCCGCCGCGTCGTCGGTGGCATGTCCGTGGACAAGACCGAACTGCTGGTCTACGTGCGCGACCTCATCGAGCAGGACCGGCTGCGGATCGTCATCGACCGGACCTACCCGCTGGAGCAGATCGCCGAAGCCCACCGCTACGTCGACACCGGCCACAAGACCGGCAACGTCGTCATCACCGTCGGTGGCGGCGACATTAGTTGA
- a CDS encoding RNA polymerase sigma-70 factor: protein MPLTAEDVDRFEAARPRLEAVAYRLLGSAAEAEDAVQETFLRWQATDVDRIEVPEAWLTKVLTNLCLNQLTSARARRESYVGEWLPEPLLGGDPMLGPADTAEQRESVSYAVLTLLERLSPNERAVYVLREAFDYPHREIAEILDLTEAASQQIFHRAKKHVADGRSRTEIDEAAARRIVEEFLAAATSGRTEPLVRLLTADAIAIGDGGGKVPARARAFEGAVAVAKFLWGLFRPAEAKRAIVGGSPEVYASTANGDPAVVAVLDGRVVGIMCLEVTAEGIAAFRNQVNPDKLARATAHWATVDHGKPLFNAF, encoded by the coding sequence ATGCCGTTGACCGCGGAAGACGTCGACCGGTTCGAGGCCGCCAGGCCCCGCCTGGAGGCCGTGGCCTACCGCCTGCTCGGCTCCGCCGCGGAGGCGGAGGACGCCGTGCAGGAGACGTTCCTGCGCTGGCAGGCCACCGACGTCGACCGTATCGAGGTCCCCGAGGCCTGGCTGACCAAGGTCCTCACCAACCTGTGCCTCAACCAGCTCACCTCGGCCCGGGCGCGCCGCGAGTCCTACGTGGGCGAGTGGCTGCCCGAGCCGCTGCTCGGCGGCGACCCGATGCTCGGCCCCGCCGACACCGCCGAACAGCGCGAGTCGGTCTCCTACGCGGTCCTCACCCTCCTGGAGCGCCTGTCCCCCAACGAGCGCGCCGTGTACGTGCTGCGCGAGGCCTTCGACTACCCGCACCGGGAGATCGCCGAGATCCTCGACCTCACCGAGGCCGCCAGCCAGCAGATCTTCCACCGCGCCAAGAAGCACGTCGCGGACGGCAGGTCCCGCACCGAGATCGACGAGGCCGCCGCCCGGCGCATCGTCGAAGAGTTCCTGGCGGCCGCCACCAGCGGCCGGACGGAGCCGCTGGTGCGGCTGCTCACCGCCGACGCCATCGCGATCGGCGACGGCGGCGGCAAGGTCCCCGCCCGCGCCAGGGCGTTCGAGGGCGCGGTCGCGGTCGCGAAGTTCCTGTGGGGCCTGTTCCGGCCGGCCGAGGCCAAACGCGCGATCGTCGGCGGCTCGCCGGAGGTCTACGCCTCGACCGCCAACGGCGACCCGGCGGTGGTCGCGGTCCTGGACGGCAGGGTCGTCGGCATCATGTGCCTGGAGGTCACCGCCGAGGGCATCGCCGCGTTCCGCAACCAGGTCAACCCTGACAAACTCGCCCGCGCGACCGCGCACTGGGCGACGGTCGACCACGGAAAACCCCTGTTCAACGCATTCTGA
- a CDS encoding VWA domain-containing protein, producing MTVDADFNRRQVIYWRLIARLFSREEQGTLEAASLAVIEDIGLPAALLDPSVSIDNIVQRFPDLAKEFDGLMAAESLPAADVRDTADEVRRAALAAKLLLNVFETGSGAVSATQLARWQSDAGWLERALGEEPGSLRRQGAGGASDGPGMGGTLGELEGDLVSRMQLREVLADPKLAAQLTPSMSLIEQLLRDKSNLSGLALANAKSLIRRFVDEVAAVLRTQVERTATGKIDRSVPPKRVFRNLDLDRTIWKNLTNWSPDDQKLYVDRLFYRHTASKTTPSRLIVVVDQSGSMVDSMVNCTILASIFAGLPKVDVHLIAYDTRAIDLTPWVHDPFEVLLRTNLGGGNNGPVAMAMARPKIAEPANTAMVWISDFYEFGASQPLYDSIVAVQRSGVRFIPVGSVTSSGQNIVNPWFRQRFKDLGTPVVSGHIRKLVFELKNFLA from the coding sequence ATGACCGTCGACGCGGACTTCAACCGCCGCCAGGTCATCTACTGGCGGCTCATCGCGCGGCTGTTCAGCCGCGAGGAGCAAGGCACCCTGGAGGCGGCCAGCCTGGCCGTCATCGAGGACATCGGCCTGCCCGCCGCGCTGCTCGACCCGTCGGTGTCGATCGACAACATCGTGCAGCGCTTCCCCGACCTGGCCAAGGAGTTCGACGGCCTGATGGCGGCCGAGAGCCTTCCCGCAGCCGACGTCCGCGACACGGCCGACGAGGTACGCCGGGCGGCACTCGCGGCGAAGCTGCTGCTCAACGTGTTCGAGACCGGGTCGGGTGCGGTGTCGGCGACGCAGCTGGCGCGCTGGCAGTCCGACGCGGGCTGGCTGGAGCGGGCACTCGGCGAGGAGCCGGGCAGCCTGCGCCGCCAGGGCGCCGGGGGAGCGAGCGACGGGCCGGGCATGGGCGGCACACTCGGCGAGCTGGAAGGTGACCTGGTGAGCCGGATGCAGCTGCGCGAGGTGCTGGCCGACCCGAAGCTCGCCGCGCAGCTCACCCCGAGCATGTCGCTGATCGAGCAACTGCTGCGCGACAAGTCGAACCTGTCCGGCCTCGCGCTGGCCAACGCCAAGTCGCTGATCCGCCGGTTCGTCGACGAGGTCGCGGCGGTGCTGCGCACCCAGGTGGAACGCACCGCGACCGGCAAGATCGACCGGAGCGTGCCGCCCAAGCGGGTGTTTCGCAACCTGGACCTGGACCGCACCATCTGGAAGAACCTCACCAACTGGAGCCCGGACGACCAGAAGCTCTACGTCGACCGGCTGTTCTACCGGCACACCGCCAGCAAGACCACGCCGTCGCGGCTGATCGTGGTGGTGGACCAGTCCGGCTCGATGGTCGACTCGATGGTGAACTGCACCATCCTCGCCTCGATCTTCGCCGGGCTGCCGAAGGTCGACGTGCACCTCATCGCGTACGACACCCGGGCCATCGACCTGACGCCGTGGGTGCACGACCCGTTCGAGGTGCTGCTGCGCACCAACCTCGGCGGCGGCAACAACGGCCCCGTCGCGATGGCCATGGCCCGGCCGAAGATCGCCGAACCGGCCAACACCGCGATGGTATGGATCTCGGACTTCTACGAGTTCGGCGCCTCCCAGCCGCTGTACGACAGCATCGTCGCCGTGCAGCGCTCCGGGGTGCGGTTCATCCCGGTCGGCTCGGTGACCAGCTCCGGCCAGAACATCGTCAACCCGTGGTTCCGCCAGCGCTTCAAGGACCTCGGCACGCCGGTCGTGTCCGGCCACATCCGCAAGCTCGTCTTCGAACTCAAGAACTTCCTGGCTTAG
- a CDS encoding low affinity iron permease family protein → MSLFDHFAEAASTFASKAWFFALCVLLILVWAPSIVFIGKVDTWQLIINTATTIVTFLMVALLQNSQTRANEAVQHKLNAIADGLADLMEAQSKDNEQLVEDMVELRDAVGLEHREGTR, encoded by the coding sequence ATGTCACTGTTCGATCACTTCGCGGAGGCGGCCAGCACCTTCGCGTCGAAGGCGTGGTTCTTTGCGCTGTGCGTGCTGCTGATCCTGGTCTGGGCGCCGTCGATCGTGTTCATCGGCAAGGTCGACACCTGGCAGCTGATCATCAACACGGCGACGACCATCGTGACGTTCCTGATGGTCGCGCTGCTGCAGAACAGCCAGACGCGGGCCAACGAGGCGGTGCAGCACAAGCTCAACGCGATCGCCGACGGGCTGGCCGACCTGATGGAGGCCCAGAGCAAGGACAACGAGCAGCTGGTCGAGGACATGGTGGAGCTGCGCGACGCGGTCGGCCTGGAGCACCGGGAGGGCACCCGCTGA
- a CDS encoding ATP-binding protein, with product MTEMLRAPAETKYAEELDWLESIDDGPKPFSWRLSPKMVRLFILGSERADGLPREVAQKWFGDRSFVERAIVTLASDRGLLLIGDPGTGKSWLAELLAAAISRNSTLVVQGTAGTTEDHIKYSWNVSAVIANGQSRASMIPSPIMTAMEQGVIGRFEELTRSTSDVQDALISILSEKYVSIPELDDDNIVFAKPGFSIIATANSRDRGVNDLSSALKRRFNFVRIPVVTNKKSEAEIVRFRTVELLRRHQIELDVPPTLLDILLQSFADLRAAAASAGSDDEKLESALSTAEQIGVLEDAILHSNFFGDRALRAQTLAGSLVGSLARRTPEDLAILNKYWHGVVEPRSKAEGGSWTEFLEGGREAIKTLS from the coding sequence ATGACCGAGATGCTGCGTGCCCCCGCCGAGACCAAGTACGCCGAGGAGCTGGACTGGCTGGAGTCGATCGACGACGGCCCGAAGCCGTTCTCGTGGCGGCTGAGCCCGAAGATGGTGCGGCTGTTCATCCTGGGCAGCGAACGCGCCGACGGCCTGCCCCGCGAGGTCGCCCAGAAGTGGTTCGGCGACCGCAGTTTCGTCGAACGCGCCATCGTCACCCTCGCCTCCGACCGGGGCCTGCTGCTCATCGGCGACCCGGGCACCGGCAAGAGCTGGCTGGCCGAGCTGCTGGCCGCGGCGATCAGCCGCAACTCGACGCTGGTCGTGCAGGGCACCGCGGGCACCACCGAGGACCACATCAAGTACTCCTGGAACGTGTCGGCGGTCATCGCCAACGGCCAGTCCCGGGCCTCGATGATCCCGTCACCGATCATGACGGCGATGGAGCAGGGCGTCATCGGCCGCTTCGAGGAGCTGACCCGCTCCACCAGCGACGTGCAGGACGCCCTGATCTCGATCCTGTCCGAGAAGTACGTCTCCATCCCCGAGCTCGACGACGACAACATCGTGTTCGCCAAGCCCGGCTTCTCCATCATCGCGACCGCGAACAGCCGCGACCGGGGCGTCAACGACCTGTCGTCGGCGCTCAAGCGCCGGTTCAACTTCGTGCGCATCCCGGTGGTCACCAACAAGAAGAGCGAAGCCGAGATCGTACGGTTCCGCACCGTCGAACTGCTGCGCCGGCACCAGATCGAGCTGGACGTGCCGCCGACGCTGCTCGACATCCTGCTGCAGAGCTTCGCCGACCTGCGCGCCGCGGCCGCGTCCGCGGGCAGCGACGACGAGAAGCTCGAATCGGCGCTGTCCACCGCCGAGCAGATCGGCGTGCTCGAAGACGCGATCCTGCACAGCAACTTCTTCGGCGACCGCGCCCTGCGCGCACAGACCCTGGCCGGCTCGCTGGTCGGCTCGCTGGCCCGCCGCACCCCGGAGGACCTGGCCATCCTCAACAAGTACTGGCACGGGGTCGTCGAGCCGCGCAGCAAGGCCGAGGGAGGGTCCTGGACCGAGTTCCTCGAAGGCGGCCGCGAAGCGATCAAGACCCTGTCATGA
- a CDS encoding sulfite exporter TauE/SafE family protein has product MVGQLTVDSPWSGSRGAAAAVVLTLVWASVAAFALAVLSGVAGFGGGVLLLPVFTGLFGLRVAVPALTIVQLSSNAGRVWLNRRELDRRLIGRFAIGAVPLAVASGLLLAHAPLSPLKRLLGVFLLAVVVWRRANPHPKPPSDEAFIAVGAASGFGSALLGSVGPLTAPFFLAKGLRRAAYLGTEAACALTLHSAKIAAYGAGDLLTGQVLLLGVALIPATLAGAWAGKRLVGKISDKVFVHLVEAGLVVAGLLFLAGL; this is encoded by the coding sequence ATGGTCGGGCAACTGACCGTGGATTCGCCATGGTCTGGTTCACGGGGGGCAGCTGCGGCGGTGGTCCTGACCCTGGTGTGGGCTTCAGTGGCCGCGTTCGCCTTGGCGGTGCTGTCGGGAGTCGCCGGTTTCGGCGGGGGCGTGTTGCTGCTTCCGGTGTTCACCGGCCTGTTCGGACTGCGGGTCGCTGTTCCGGCGCTCACGATCGTGCAGTTGTCCAGCAACGCCGGGCGGGTCTGGCTCAACCGCCGTGAACTGGACCGGCGGCTGATCGGCCGATTCGCCATCGGCGCGGTGCCCCTGGCCGTCGCCTCGGGGCTGCTCCTCGCGCACGCGCCGCTGTCCCCGCTCAAACGACTGCTGGGCGTCTTCCTGCTGGCGGTGGTGGTGTGGCGGAGAGCGAATCCGCACCCCAAGCCGCCCTCGGACGAGGCGTTCATCGCCGTGGGGGCGGCTTCCGGCTTCGGCTCCGCGCTACTCGGCTCCGTCGGCCCACTCACCGCACCGTTCTTCCTCGCCAAGGGCCTGCGCCGGGCCGCGTACCTCGGCACGGAGGCCGCGTGCGCGCTGACCCTGCACTCCGCGAAGATCGCCGCCTACGGTGCCGGTGATCTGCTCACCGGTCAGGTCCTCCTGCTGGGTGTGGCCCTGATCCCCGCGACTCTGGCCGGAGCCTGGGCCGGCAAGCGGCTCGTCGGCAAGATCAGTGACAAGGTGTTCGTACATCTTGTCGAAGCCGGCCTCGTCGTCGCTGGGCTGCTGTTCCTCGCCGGCCTCTGA
- a CDS encoding GPGG-motif small membrane protein: MATLLWILAVVLVVAGIFALIRREILWGIVLIVVGLLVGPGGVSIFT; the protein is encoded by the coding sequence ATGGCCACGCTGCTGTGGATTCTCGCGGTCGTGCTGGTGGTCGCGGGTATCTTCGCCCTGATCCGCAGGGAGATCCTCTGGGGCATCGTGCTGATCGTCGTGGGCCTGCTGGTGGGCCCGGGAGGCGTCAGCATCTTCACCTGA
- a CDS encoding PHP domain-containing protein, with translation MSDTTGYNSGVNRDPAADLLAIAVELERAGEAGYRIRAFRRAAQTVAGTDPAELADRAAQGTLAKLPGLGEVTARCVAESLAGEEPVYLRRLLATADRPLDEAVEALHSALRGDCHSHSDWSDGAEPIAAMADAARALGREYLVLTDHSPRLTVARGLTAQRLEQQLAEVERLNAGYSDGFRLLSGIEVDILDDGSLDQTAELLGRLDVVVASVHSKLRAPTEVMTPRMLAAIADPHTDILGHCTGRVLRRAGGGAATETRPESTFDAEVVFAACADRGVAVEINSRPDRLDPPKRLLRLAVEAGCLFAIDSDAHYSVQLDWLRFGCERAARCGVPVDRVVNTWPLDRLLAWTRRERS, from the coding sequence ATGTCCGATACGACGGGGTACAACTCGGGGGTGAACCGGGACCCCGCCGCCGACCTGCTGGCCATCGCCGTGGAGCTGGAGCGTGCCGGGGAGGCCGGCTACCGGATCCGGGCCTTCCGCCGGGCCGCGCAGACCGTCGCCGGCACCGACCCGGCCGAGCTCGCCGACCGCGCCGCCCAGGGCACCCTGGCCAAGCTGCCCGGCCTGGGCGAGGTGACCGCCCGCTGCGTGGCCGAGTCCCTGGCCGGGGAGGAGCCCGTCTACCTGCGCCGCCTGCTGGCCACCGCGGACCGGCCCCTCGACGAGGCGGTCGAGGCGCTGCACAGCGCGCTGCGGGGCGACTGCCACAGCCACTCCGACTGGTCCGACGGGGCCGAGCCCATCGCCGCGATGGCCGACGCCGCCCGCGCCCTGGGCCGGGAGTACCTGGTGCTCACCGACCACTCGCCCCGCCTCACCGTCGCCCGCGGCCTGACCGCGCAGCGTCTGGAACAGCAACTGGCCGAGGTCGAACGCCTCAACGCCGGATACTCCGACGGGTTCCGCCTGCTGTCCGGCATCGAGGTCGACATCCTCGACGACGGATCGCTGGACCAGACCGCCGAGCTGCTCGGCCGCCTCGACGTCGTGGTGGCCAGCGTGCACAGCAAGCTGCGCGCCCCGACCGAGGTGATGACCCCGCGGATGCTCGCCGCGATCGCCGACCCGCACACCGACATCCTGGGCCACTGCACCGGCCGGGTGCTGCGGCGCGCGGGCGGCGGCGCCGCCACCGAGACCAGGCCGGAGAGCACCTTCGACGCCGAGGTCGTCTTCGCCGCGTGCGCGGACCGCGGCGTCGCCGTCGAGATCAACTCCCGGCCGGACCGGCTGGACCCGCCCAAGCGGCTGCTGCGGCTGGCCGTCGAGGCGGGCTGCCTGTTCGCGATCGACTCCGACGCCCACTACAGCGTGCAGCTGGACTGGCTGCGCTTCGGCTGCGAGCGGGCCGCGCGGTGCGGCGTGCCGGTGGACCGGGTGGTCAACACCTGGCCACTGGACCGGCTGCTGGCCTGGACCCGCCGCGAGCGGTCCTGA
- a CDS encoding TMEM175 family protein produces the protein MKASRLEAFSDGVLAIIITIMVLELKVPEGHDLSAFLHSSGTGLLTYLLSFVYVGIYWNSHHHMFHLVQRVSGGVQWANLALLFCLSLFPFTTAWVDESGFEQVPVIVYGLNLLASALAYVVLQTVIIRHQGPDSPLRRAVGDDRKGKISLVLDVVGILSALIIGGHLGVWIALACFVTVVIMWVVPDPRIDRMFREHEAREAASARSPHETAPSAQPARQSTPT, from the coding sequence ATGAAAGCCAGCCGACTGGAGGCGTTCAGTGACGGCGTGCTCGCCATCATCATCACGATCATGGTGCTGGAGCTGAAGGTGCCGGAGGGCCACGACCTCTCGGCCTTCCTCCACTCCAGCGGCACAGGCCTGCTGACGTATCTGCTCAGCTTCGTCTACGTGGGCATCTACTGGAACAGCCACCACCACATGTTCCACCTGGTGCAGCGCGTCAGCGGCGGCGTGCAGTGGGCGAACCTGGCGCTGCTGTTCTGCCTGTCGCTGTTCCCGTTCACGACGGCCTGGGTGGACGAATCCGGGTTCGAGCAGGTCCCGGTCATCGTCTATGGACTGAACCTGCTCGCCTCGGCACTGGCCTACGTCGTGCTCCAGACGGTGATCATCCGGCACCAGGGACCGGACTCACCGCTGCGCCGGGCCGTCGGCGACGACCGCAAGGGCAAGATCTCCCTGGTGCTCGACGTCGTCGGCATCCTCAGCGCCCTGATCATCGGCGGCCATCTCGGCGTATGGATCGCGCTGGCCTGCTTCGTCACTGTCGTGATCATGTGGGTGGTTCCCGACCCCCGCATCGACCGGATGTTCCGCGAGCATGAGGCTCGGGAGGCCGCCTCGGCTCGCTCGCCGCACGAGACCGCCCCGTCGGCGCAACCGGCTCGGCAGTCCACGCCGACCTGA
- a CDS encoding alpha/beta fold hydrolase, giving the protein MTDQKPTVVLVHGAFAESASWAGVVQRLQERSVDVVAVANPLRSVSGDAAYVRDVIATIEGPVVLVGHSYGGMVITEAASRNDKVVGLVYVCAFAPDTGESAFELSTRFPGSTLGQALAAYPIASGGQEFAIRPDAFHHQFAADVAAARTAVMCATQRPVTEIALTTGLPTDAPAWSSIPPWFVFSDADLCIPAALQHFMANRAGAKGIREVPGASHAISVSQPDAVTASILEAVDAA; this is encoded by the coding sequence ATGACCGACCAGAAGCCCACCGTCGTCCTCGTGCACGGCGCCTTCGCGGAGTCCGCCAGCTGGGCCGGGGTGGTCCAGCGGTTGCAGGAGCGCTCGGTCGACGTCGTCGCCGTCGCCAACCCGCTGCGCAGCGTGTCGGGCGACGCCGCCTATGTCCGCGACGTGATCGCGACGATCGAAGGGCCGGTGGTGCTCGTCGGACACTCGTACGGCGGCATGGTCATCACCGAGGCCGCCTCCCGCAACGACAAGGTCGTCGGACTGGTCTACGTATGCGCCTTCGCGCCCGACACGGGCGAGTCCGCGTTCGAGCTGTCGACCAGGTTCCCGGGCAGCACCCTCGGTCAGGCACTGGCCGCCTACCCGATCGCGTCCGGCGGTCAGGAGTTCGCCATCCGGCCGGACGCCTTCCACCACCAGTTCGCCGCCGACGTGGCGGCCGCGCGGACCGCCGTGATGTGCGCGACGCAGCGCCCCGTCACGGAGATCGCCCTCACCACGGGGCTGCCGACGGACGCGCCCGCGTGGTCGTCGATCCCGCCGTGGTTCGTCTTCAGCGACGCCGACCTGTGCATCCCGGCCGCCCTGCAGCACTTCATGGCGAACCGGGCCGGTGCCAAGGGCATCCGGGAGGTGCCCGGCGCGTCCCACGCGATCAGCGTCTCGCAGCCCGACGCCGTGACGGCGTCGATCCTCGAGGCCGTGGACGCGGCGTAA